One window of the Allorhizobium ampelinum S4 genome contains the following:
- a CDS encoding M48 family metalloprotease, which translates to MVAGKMRPGLKASLGLIAALSLAGCQSMVEQSYQPNISPSSSPQIVQEVQKDDPRAQMGAREHPRIVASYGGEYHDEKTERLVAKIAGALTVVSENPQQSYRITILNSPAINAFALPGGYLYVTRGLLALANDASEVAAVLSHEMAHVTANHGIERQRREEAEVIASRVVAEVLSSDLAGKQALARGKLRLAAFSRQQELQADTIGVRTLGEAGYDPYAAARFLDSMAAYQHYSSSDPNADQSMDFLSSHPSTPQRVELARDHARAFGPDGSTGDKGRDYFFDGIDGMLYGDSPQEGYVRGHTFLHGGLGIRFDVPDGFQIDNKVEAVMATGPGDVAIRFDGVADTQNRSLTNYISSGWVTGLLPDSIHETKINGMEAATARASADRWDFDVTVVRLGNQIFRFLTAVPKGSDQLVPTADLLRQTFRRITPEEAKTLKPLRVRVVTVGQGDTLASLSARMMGTDRKLELFKVLNAIPAGQSPAQGSRVKIVSE; encoded by the coding sequence ATGGTGGCGGGAAAAATGCGCCCTGGATTAAAAGCGAGCCTCGGCCTTATAGCTGCCCTGTCGCTTGCCGGCTGCCAGTCGATGGTAGAGCAGTCCTATCAGCCGAACATCTCGCCCTCGTCTTCGCCGCAGATCGTTCAGGAAGTGCAGAAGGACGATCCCCGCGCCCAGATGGGTGCGCGCGAGCATCCCCGTATCGTGGCAAGCTATGGCGGCGAATATCACGACGAGAAAACCGAACGGCTGGTGGCGAAAATTGCCGGTGCGTTGACGGTGGTTTCTGAAAACCCGCAGCAGTCCTATCGCATCACCATTCTGAATTCTCCGGCTATCAATGCCTTTGCCCTGCCCGGCGGCTATCTCTATGTCACCCGTGGCCTACTGGCGCTGGCCAATGACGCTTCGGAAGTCGCCGCCGTGCTGTCGCATGAAATGGCCCATGTCACCGCCAATCATGGCATCGAGCGCCAGCGGCGCGAAGAAGCCGAGGTCATTGCCAGCCGGGTGGTGGCCGAAGTGTTGTCCAGCGATCTGGCTGGCAAGCAGGCCTTGGCCCGTGGCAAGCTGCGGCTGGCCGCCTTCTCACGCCAGCAGGAATTGCAGGCCGATACAATCGGGGTGCGGACGCTGGGCGAAGCAGGTTACGATCCCTATGCGGCGGCGCGCTTCCTGGATTCCATGGCCGCCTATCAGCATTACAGCTCATCCGACCCCAATGCCGACCAGAGCATGGACTTCCTGTCCAGCCACCCCAGCACGCCACAGCGAGTGGAACTGGCACGCGACCATGCCCGCGCCTTCGGACCTGACGGATCGACTGGCGACAAGGGCCGCGATTACTTTTTCGATGGCATCGATGGCATGCTGTATGGCGACAGCCCGCAGGAGGGCTATGTCCGTGGCCACACATTCCTGCATGGCGGCCTCGGCATACGCTTCGACGTGCCGGACGGTTTTCAGATCGACAACAAGGTGGAGGCGGTCATGGCCACCGGGCCGGGCGATGTCGCCATCCGCTTCGACGGCGTGGCCGATACTCAGAACCGCAGCCTGACCAACTATATTTCCAGCGGCTGGGTCACCGGCCTGTTGCCGGACAGCATTCACGAAACCAAGATCAATGGCATGGAGGCCGCGACCGCCAGGGCCTCGGCGGATCGCTGGGATTTCGACGTCACCGTGGTGCGGCTGGGCAATCAGATTTTCCGCTTCCTGACCGCCGTTCCCAAAGGCAGCGACCAATTGGTGCCAACAGCCGATCTTCTGCGCCAAACTTTCCGCCGCATCACACCCGAGGAAGCCAAGACGCTGAAACCATTGCGCGTCCGGGTCGTCACCGTTGGACAAGGCGACACGCTGGCCAGCCTGTCGGCCAGGATGATGGGAACGGATCGAAAGCTGGAATTGTTCAAGGTGTTGAATGCCATTCCCGCCGGTCAAAGCCCGGCACAGGGCAGCCGGGTCAAGATCGTCTCGGAATAA
- a CDS encoding RNA polymerase factor sigma-32, whose amino-acid sequence MNSLQADKKLIRIAMAAPYLERQEEHDLAVRWKHGNDQVARNQIAHAHMRLVIAMASKFRGFGLPLGDLIQEGYIGLLEAAARFEPTRDVRFSTYAGWWIRASMQDYILRNWSIVRGGTSSSQKALFFNLRRLRAKLAQGDQRLTDQAIHQEIATALGVSLADVQSMDARLSSNDTSLQAPISNNGEEGAERLDMLASDEPTPDEQVTDMIDTERRLDWLRGAMAHLNEREMRIIRARRLSEDGATLEELGCELGISKERVRQIETRAMEKLKVALVQANPQMVA is encoded by the coding sequence ATGAATTCCCTGCAGGCCGATAAGAAGCTCATCAGGATTGCAATGGCCGCACCGTATCTGGAGCGCCAGGAGGAGCATGATCTGGCGGTACGCTGGAAACATGGCAACGATCAGGTGGCCCGAAACCAGATTGCCCATGCCCATATGCGGCTGGTGATTGCCATGGCTTCCAAGTTCCGTGGCTTCGGCCTACCGCTCGGCGATCTCATTCAAGAAGGCTATATAGGGCTGCTGGAAGCTGCGGCAAGGTTTGAGCCGACCCGTGATGTGCGTTTTTCGACCTATGCCGGTTGGTGGATTCGCGCCTCCATGCAGGATTATATCCTGCGCAACTGGTCCATCGTGCGCGGCGGCACCAGTTCCTCCCAGAAGGCGTTGTTTTTCAATCTACGCCGGTTGCGGGCAAAGCTTGCCCAGGGCGATCAACGCTTGACCGATCAGGCTATCCACCAGGAAATTGCCACCGCGCTTGGTGTCAGCCTTGCCGATGTCCAGTCGATGGACGCCCGGCTCTCTTCCAATGATACCTCCCTGCAAGCACCGATTTCCAACAATGGTGAAGAGGGTGCCGAACGGCTGGATATGCTGGCCAGCGATGAGCCGACACCGGACGAGCAGGTGACGGATATGATCGATACCGAGCGTCGCCTGGATTGGCTGCGCGGCGCCATGGCCCATCTGAATGAGCGTGAAATGCGCATCATTCGCGCCCGGCGACTTTCGGAGGACGGTGCAACGCTTGAGGAGCTGGGCTGTGAGCTTGGTATTTCCAAGGAGCGGGTGCGCCAGATCGAGACCCGGGCGATGGAAAAGCTGAAGGTCGCGCTGGTTCAGGCCAATCCACAGATGGTGGCCTGA
- the htpG gene encoding molecular chaperone HtpG, giving the protein MSTETAEKPGETTPESHVFEADVARLLHMMVHSVYSDKDVFLRELVSNAADACEKLRYEAITTPGLLTSDPDPRIQLRLDADNRQLILEDNGIGMSRAELIEALGTIARSGTRAFMERIEASKADAAKTGEDAQLIGQFGVGFYSCFMVADKVDVVTRRAGETQAWIWSSDGKGSYSISEIDAESAPARGTRITLHLMEDAKDYATRARVERIVKQQSGHVPVAITLVEKPGDEPTRITEGTALWTRPKSEISSEDYADFYRGIAGQYDEPALTVHFRAEGRHEYTALAFVPGTPPFDLFDPDRKGRIKLYVKRVFITDDAELLPRYLRFVRGLVDTADLPLNVSREMIQESPILSAIRKGVTNRILTSVEKLAQNEPETYKTLWENFGAVLKEGLYEDFERRSQLLGLTRFRTTTSGDDQRSLADYLKDLKPEQDSIYYLAGSNIEQLRASPQLEGFRARGIEVLLLSDQIDSFWVMNAPEFEGKTFKSVSQGAADLAKFAKADAGADSDQDSNDQAKADIAGFLALAKEQLKDQVADVRASDRLTESPVCLVAPESGYDRQLEKILAGAGQLASTSKPVLELNADHVLVKAMAGAQHTPALQNDAIHLLYDQARILDGEKPADARAFAERMGRLLEKALRA; this is encoded by the coding sequence ATGTCGACAGAAACAGCCGAAAAGCCGGGCGAAACTACGCCAGAATCACATGTGTTCGAAGCCGATGTGGCGCGCCTTCTGCATATGATGGTGCATTCGGTTTATTCGGACAAGGATGTGTTCCTGCGGGAACTGGTTTCCAATGCCGCTGATGCCTGCGAGAAACTACGCTATGAAGCAATTACCACGCCGGGCCTTCTCACCAGCGATCCAGATCCCCGCATTCAGCTGCGGCTCGATGCCGATAACAGGCAATTGATCCTCGAAGACAATGGTATCGGCATGAGCCGGGCTGAGTTGATCGAAGCCCTGGGTACGATTGCCCGGTCTGGCACCCGTGCCTTCATGGAGCGGATCGAGGCCAGCAAGGCGGACGCTGCCAAGACCGGCGAGGATGCCCAGTTGATCGGCCAGTTTGGTGTCGGCTTCTATTCCTGCTTCATGGTGGCGGATAAGGTGGATGTGGTAACGCGCCGTGCCGGGGAGACGCAGGCCTGGATCTGGTCCTCAGACGGCAAGGGCAGCTATTCCATCAGCGAGATCGATGCCGAGAGCGCACCAGCGCGTGGCACCCGCATCACTCTGCATTTGATGGAGGATGCCAAGGACTATGCTACCCGCGCCCGCGTCGAGCGGATCGTCAAGCAGCAGTCAGGCCATGTGCCGGTTGCGATCACCCTGGTTGAAAAGCCCGGCGACGAACCAACCCGGATCACCGAAGGCACAGCTCTCTGGACCCGCCCGAAATCCGAGATCAGCAGCGAGGACTATGCCGATTTCTATCGCGGCATTGCCGGTCAATATGACGAACCGGCCTTGACGGTGCATTTCCGCGCCGAAGGCCGCCATGAATATACCGCCCTTGCCTTCGTACCCGGCACGCCCCCTTTCGACCTGTTTGATCCCGACCGCAAAGGCCGCATCAAGCTCTATGTGAAGCGGGTCTTCATCACCGACGATGCCGAACTTCTGCCGCGTTACCTGCGCTTCGTGCGCGGCCTCGTCGATACCGCCGACCTGCCGCTGAACGTGTCGCGTGAAATGATCCAGGAAAGCCCGATCCTGTCGGCGATCCGCAAGGGCGTGACCAATCGCATCCTGACCTCCGTGGAAAAACTGGCCCAGAACGAGCCGGAAACCTACAAGACGCTCTGGGAAAATTTCGGCGCAGTGCTGAAAGAAGGGCTCTATGAGGATTTCGAACGGCGCAGCCAATTGCTGGGACTTACCCGTTTTCGCACCACGACATCAGGCGACGACCAGCGTAGCCTTGCCGACTATCTCAAGGACCTCAAGCCGGAACAGGACAGCATTTATTACCTGGCCGGGAGCAACATCGAACAGCTGAGAGCCTCGCCGCAGCTGGAAGGTTTTCGCGCTCGTGGCATCGAGGTTCTACTGCTCTCAGACCAGATCGACAGTTTCTGGGTGATGAATGCCCCGGAGTTTGAGGGCAAGACCTTCAAATCCGTTAGCCAGGGGGCAGCCGACCTTGCCAAATTCGCCAAGGCCGACGCCGGTGCTGATAGCGACCAGGATAGCAACGACCAGGCAAAAGCCGATATTGCCGGATTCCTGGCACTCGCCAAGGAGCAGTTGAAAGATCAGGTTGCCGATGTCCGCGCCTCAGACCGGCTGACGGAAAGCCCGGTCTGCCTCGTTGCGCCGGAAAGCGGTTATGACCGTCAGCTGGAGAAAATATTGGCAGGTGCAGGCCAACTGGCCTCAACCTCCAAGCCGGTGCTGGAGCTGAATGCCGATCACGTGCTGGTAAAAGCCATGGCTGGTGCCCAACATACGCCTGCCCTGCAAAATGATGCGATCCACCTGCTGTATGATCAGGCCCGCATTCTCGATGGTGAAAAACCAGCCGACGCCCGGGCCTTTGCGGAGCGCATGGGACGGCTGCTCGAAAAGGCGCTTCGCGCCTGA
- the bfr gene encoding bacterioferritin — protein sequence MKGDAKVIERLNQALFLELGAVNQYWLHYRLLEDWGYTKLAKKERAESIEEMQHADKLVERIIFLEGHPNLQTLAPLRIGQTVKEVLEADLAGEYEARTAYKESRDICYQAGDYVTMKLFEQLLMDEEGHIDFLETQLELFSKLGAEKYGQLNADSADASE from the coding sequence ATGAAGGGCGATGCAAAAGTTATTGAACGTTTGAACCAGGCTTTGTTTCTGGAGCTGGGTGCCGTCAATCAGTATTGGCTGCACTACCGTCTTCTTGAAGATTGGGGCTATACCAAGCTTGCAAAGAAGGAGCGTGCTGAATCTATCGAGGAAATGCAGCATGCCGACAAGCTGGTCGAGCGCATTATTTTCCTGGAAGGCCACCCCAATCTTCAGACGCTGGCGCCCTTGCGCATTGGCCAGACGGTCAAGGAAGTTCTGGAGGCCGATCTGGCTGGCGAATACGAAGCCCGCACGGCTTACAAGGAATCCCGCGATATCTGTTATCAGGCTGGTGACTACGTCACCATGAAGCTGTTCGAACAGCTGCTGATGGATGAGGAAGGCCATATCGACTTCCTCGAAACCCAGCTCGAGCTGTTCTCCAAGCTTGGCGCCGAAAAATACGGCCAGCTCAACGCTGATTCCGCCGACGCTTCGGAATAA
- a CDS encoding (2Fe-2S)-binding protein, with protein sequence MLVCSCNFITEKEIRDTITEFLEQDCWQLIVPAKVYHAMEKRGRCCGCFPNVVDIIVSTTQAFHAQRNSDGENLVNFMERLKRFQEEQKNELIERRNRISRTA encoded by the coding sequence ATGCTGGTGTGCAGTTGCAATTTCATCACCGAGAAAGAAATCCGCGACACGATCACGGAATTTCTTGAGCAGGACTGTTGGCAGTTGATCGTGCCTGCAAAGGTCTATCACGCCATGGAAAAGCGTGGTCGCTGTTGTGGGTGTTTCCCGAATGTCGTGGATATCATCGTCTCGACGACCCAGGCCTTTCACGCTCAGCGCAACAGCGATGGCGAAAACCTCGTGAATTTCATGGAGCGCCTGAAGCGTTTCCAGGAAGAGCAGAAGAACGAACTCATCGAACGCCGCAATCGTATCAGTCGGACAGCCTAA
- the rlmH gene encoding 23S rRNA (pseudouridine(1915)-N(3))-methyltransferase RlmH, with translation MRIGIVAVGRLKAGPEKDLVSRYLDRFAKAGPASGLEFSRVNELPESRASNSATRKREEAVQIEKSLPDNPLVVALDERGKSWDSQEFATYVGDHKDRGRRDMVIVIGGADGLDPDFRDRADLVLNLGKMTWPHQLVRIMLAEQLYRAVTILSGHPYHRS, from the coding sequence ATGCGGATAGGCATTGTTGCCGTTGGCCGGTTGAAAGCCGGGCCAGAGAAAGATCTTGTGTCACGCTATCTGGACCGCTTTGCCAAGGCCGGTCCGGCGAGCGGGCTGGAATTTTCTCGTGTCAACGAGCTGCCGGAAAGCAGAGCCTCGAATTCCGCCACCCGCAAGCGGGAAGAGGCGGTGCAGATCGAAAAATCCCTGCCGGACAATCCTCTTGTCGTGGCGCTGGATGAGCGCGGCAAAAGTTGGGATAGCCAGGAATTCGCGACCTATGTCGGCGACCACAAGGATCGCGGTCGTCGTGACATGGTCATCGTTATCGGTGGGGCCGATGGGCTTGACCCGGATTTCCGCGACCGGGCCGATCTAGTGCTGAATCTTGGAAAGATGACGTGGCCGCATCAGCTGGTGCGCATCATGCTGGCCGAACAGCTCTACCGCGCCGTTACCATCCTCTCCGGCCATCCCTATCATCGTTCCTGA
- the rsfS gene encoding ribosome silencing factor — MGASESFSCCYRRKGQTLTTVHTKGRATVAIPQSPERGVDAAARALELVLTSLEDSKAEDIVSIDIAGKSALGDYMVVVSGRSSRHVVAICEHLVSDLKDEGFGAPRVEGLETGDWVLIDAGDIIIHVFRPEIREFYNIEKMWAAPDIEESRLH, encoded by the coding sequence ATGGGTGCCTCTGAGTCGTTTTCGTGCTGTTACCGACGGAAAGGACAAACTCTGACAACAGTACACACCAAGGGCCGCGCCACTGTCGCGATCCCGCAAAGCCCGGAACGTGGCGTCGATGCCGCAGCCCGCGCGCTTGAGCTGGTCCTCACAAGCCTTGAGGACTCGAAAGCAGAAGATATCGTCTCTATCGACATTGCCGGAAAATCGGCGCTGGGCGACTACATGGTGGTCGTGTCCGGTCGCTCGTCCCGTCACGTCGTGGCGATCTGCGAACATCTCGTCTCCGATCTGAAGGATGAAGGCTTTGGCGCACCGCGCGTCGAAGGTCTTGAGACCGGCGATTGGGTGCTGATCGACGCCGGAGACATTATTATACATGTCTTCCGCCCCGAAATCCGCGAGTTCTATAACATCGAAAAGATGTGGGCCGCACCGGATATCGAGGAAAGCCGACTGCACTAA
- a CDS encoding nicotinate-nucleotide adenylyltransferase, with product MAPGRSGPDVSHSGVAAHYLRMPHTERGMVVGLFGGSFNPPHQGHVLVAEIALRRLGLDQLWWMVTPGNPLKNHSQLAPLAERLALCEGLAQDPRLKITAFEAELGTSYTARTLDHVKRLNPHVHFIWIMGADNLRSFHHWQDWQKIAMTFPIAVIDRPGATLSYLSSKMAQRFDFARVDESDAGVLWRRQAPAWTFIHGPRSMLSSTALRTGPVLKD from the coding sequence ATGGCACCGGGCAGATCCGGCCCTGACGTGAGCCATTCCGGGGTCGCGGCACACTATCTGCGCATGCCGCATACCGAGCGCGGTATGGTTGTTGGCCTGTTCGGCGGATCGTTCAATCCGCCGCATCAGGGCCATGTGCTGGTGGCTGAGATTGCCCTTCGCCGGCTGGGCCTGGATCAGTTGTGGTGGATGGTGACACCCGGAAACCCGCTGAAGAATCACAGCCAGCTGGCACCTTTGGCCGAGCGGCTGGCGCTTTGCGAAGGCTTGGCGCAGGACCCACGCCTGAAGATCACCGCCTTTGAGGCGGAGCTGGGGACGAGCTATACCGCGCGCACGCTGGATCATGTGAAGCGGCTGAACCCGCATGTACATTTCATCTGGATCATGGGGGCGGATAATCTTCGCTCCTTTCACCATTGGCAGGATTGGCAGAAGATCGCCATGACCTTTCCGATTGCGGTGATTGATCGGCCCGGTGCGACCCTGTCTTATCTGTCATCGAAAATGGCGCAGCGGTTTGACTTTGCCCGGGTTGATGAAAGCGATGCCGGTGTGCTGTGGCGCAGGCAGGCACCCGCCTGGACCTTCATTCACGGACCGCGTTCAATGCTGAGTTCGACGGCGCTTCGCACAGGGCCTGTCTTGAAAGATTAA
- a CDS encoding glutamate-5-semialdehyde dehydrogenase, with protein MLDTVAKADGIDALMLDIGAKAKAAARPLAIASADQKNAALMAMSEAILSGKSQIIAANAIDLKAAETAGLAASFIDRLTLNEERITAMAKGLREVAELKDPVSEVIAAWERPNGLKIERVRTPLGVIGVIYESRPNVTADAGALCLKSGNAVILRGGSDSVNSSRAIHACLVAGLVAAGLPDHAIQLVPVTDRAAVGAMLTGLNGTIDVIVPRGGKSLVARVQSDARVPVFAHLEGLCHVYVDGSADLDMAKSIVVNAKMRRTGICGSAETLLVDSAAIGSHLMPLLEALTEAGCEIRASATVLKVFPGLKAAVDEDWRTEYLDAIISVAVVDGIGGAIDHIARYSSNHTEAVIAEDPAVVERFFNEVDSAILLHNASTQFADGGEFGMGGEIGIATGKMHARGPVGVEQLTSFKYRVHGTGQIRP; from the coding sequence ATGCTTGACACAGTCGCCAAGGCGGATGGTATTGACGCGCTGATGCTAGACATCGGCGCCAAGGCCAAGGCTGCTGCGCGACCGTTGGCCATTGCCTCGGCTGACCAGAAAAATGCCGCGCTGATGGCCATGAGTGAGGCGATCCTCAGCGGGAAAAGCCAGATCATCGCCGCCAATGCCATTGATCTCAAGGCTGCCGAAACGGCAGGGCTGGCTGCCTCCTTCATCGACCGGCTCACGCTGAATGAAGAGCGGATCACCGCGATGGCCAAGGGGCTGCGCGAGGTGGCCGAGCTGAAAGACCCGGTCAGTGAAGTCATCGCGGCCTGGGAGCGTCCGAATGGTTTGAAGATCGAGCGGGTCCGCACCCCTCTTGGCGTGATCGGGGTGATTTATGAAAGCCGTCCGAATGTGACGGCGGATGCGGGGGCGCTTTGCCTGAAATCCGGCAATGCCGTGATCCTGCGCGGCGGCTCGGACTCAGTCAATTCCTCGCGCGCCATTCATGCCTGCCTGGTGGCTGGGCTTGTGGCCGCCGGGCTGCCAGACCATGCCATCCAGCTGGTGCCGGTCACGGATCGTGCTGCGGTTGGCGCGATGCTGACCGGGCTGAACGGCACGATTGACGTGATCGTGCCGCGTGGCGGCAAGAGCCTGGTGGCGCGGGTGCAATCGGATGCGCGGGTGCCGGTCTTTGCCCATCTGGAAGGGCTGTGCCATGTCTATGTTGACGGATCTGCCGATCTCGACATGGCGAAAAGCATTGTCGTCAACGCCAAGATGCGCCGGACCGGCATTTGCGGCTCGGCGGAAACCCTGCTTGTCGATAGTGCTGCCATCGGCAGTCATTTGATGCCGCTCCTCGAAGCCCTGACCGAGGCCGGTTGCGAAATTCGCGCCTCGGCCACGGTGCTGAAAGTCTTTCCCGGCCTGAAGGCTGCTGTGGACGAAGATTGGCGTACCGAATATCTCGATGCAATCATCTCGGTTGCCGTTGTCGATGGCATCGGTGGGGCCATCGACCATATCGCCCGCTATTCTTCCAACCATACCGAAGCGGTGATTGCTGAAGATCCTGCTGTGGTCGAGCGGTTCTTCAATGAAGTGGATTCGGCTATCCTGTTGCACAATGCCTCAACCCAATTTGCCGATGGCGGCGAATTCGGCATGGGCGGGGAAATCGGCATTGCCACCGGCAAGATGCATGCGCGCGGGCCGGTTGGCGTCGAGCAATTGACCTCATTCAAATACCGGGTGCATGGCACCGGGCAGATCCGGCCCTGA
- the proB gene encoding glutamate 5-kinase: MSAPLASLSHYKRIVIKIGSALLVDRGAGLKHAWLDAVCDDIAALRAKGVEVLVVSSGAIALGRTVLNLPGGALKLEESQAAAAVGQIALARHWSESLSRSSIVAGQILLTLGDTEERRRYLNARATISQLLKLGAVPIINENDTVATTEIRYGDNDRLAARVATMTGADLLILLSDIDGLYTAPPHLDPEAKLLPVIAEITPEIEAMAGGAASELSRGGMRTKIDAGKIATSAGCAMIITSGKLLNPLRGIDEGAAHSWFAPSAMPVTARKTWIAGQLQPAGILSVDAGAETALRAGKSLLPAGVREVSGHFHRGDTISVVGLEGREIARGLAGYDADEARRIAGHKSAEIEALLGYAGRSAMIHRDDLVMTEQTGRKAGKSTKKKDEAHA, encoded by the coding sequence ATGAGCGCACCGCTTGCCTCTCTCTCGCACTATAAGCGGATCGTCATCAAAATCGGCTCGGCCCTGCTGGTGGACCGGGGGGCCGGCCTGAAACATGCCTGGCTCGATGCCGTCTGTGACGATATCGCCGCCCTGCGCGCCAAAGGTGTCGAGGTGCTGGTCGTGTCGTCTGGCGCTATTGCGCTTGGCCGCACGGTGCTGAACCTGCCGGGGGGGGCCTTGAAGCTGGAAGAAAGCCAGGCGGCGGCAGCCGTCGGGCAAATTGCTCTGGCGCGGCATTGGTCGGAAAGCCTGTCGCGGTCATCCATTGTTGCTGGCCAGATCCTGCTGACGCTGGGGGATACGGAGGAGCGCCGCCGCTATCTCAACGCGCGCGCCACGATCAGCCAGTTGCTGAAGCTGGGGGCGGTGCCGATCATCAACGAAAATGACACGGTGGCGACCACCGAAATCCGCTATGGCGATAATGATCGGCTGGCCGCCCGGGTGGCAACGATGACCGGTGCCGATCTGCTGATCCTGCTCTCGGATATCGATGGTCTTTATACCGCGCCACCGCATCTTGATCCTGAGGCGAAACTTCTGCCTGTGATTGCCGAAATCACCCCTGAAATTGAGGCGATGGCGGGCGGTGCGGCCTCGGAATTGTCGCGCGGCGGCATGCGCACCAAGATCGACGCGGGCAAGATTGCCACAAGTGCCGGGTGTGCGATGATTATCACATCGGGCAAGCTGCTCAATCCGTTGCGCGGCATTGATGAGGGGGCGGCGCATTCCTGGTTCGCGCCGTCTGCCATGCCGGTGACGGCCCGTAAGACCTGGATTGCCGGACAATTGCAGCCCGCCGGTATTCTGAGCGTCGATGCGGGTGCCGAAACAGCCCTTCGTGCTGGCAAAAGCCTATTGCCCGCAGGCGTGCGTGAGGTCTCCGGCCACTTTCATCGTGGTGACACGATTTCGGTTGTTGGGCTTGAGGGACGGGAAATTGCCCGAGGCCTGGCGGGTTACGATGCCGATGAGGCGCGAAGGATTGCCGGGCATAAATCGGCGGAGATCGAGGCGCTGCTCGGCTATGCCGGACGCTCGGCGATGATCCATCGGGACGATCTGGTGATGACGGAACAGACCGGCAGGAAAGCCGGCAAGAGTACAAAGAAAAAGGACGAGGCCCATGCTTGA
- the obgE gene encoding GTPase ObgE: MKFLDEAKVYIRSGDGGAGAVSFRREKFIEFGGPDGGDGGRGGDVWVEAVNGLNTLIDFRFQQHFKATVGTHGMGRNRTGANGEHVTLKVPVGTQIFEEDAETLIVDMVTEGQRFRLAAGGNGGFGNAHFKSATNQAPDWANPGLEGEEKTIWLRLKLIADAGLVGLPNAGKSTFLAAVTRARPKIANYPFTTLHPNLGVATVDEREFILADIPGLIEGAHEGVGIGDRFLGHVERTRVLLHLVSAQEEDVAKAYTTVAHELEAYDGGLEDKPEIVALSQIDVLDEDELKKKLKALQKACSKKPMMISAITGKGMLEVLRALRDVIVENRSYDDETISQRPKKHRHKLEDRPQHENGPEESEEGEE, from the coding sequence ATGAAATTTCTCGACGAGGCAAAGGTCTATATTCGATCAGGTGACGGCGGCGCAGGTGCCGTCTCGTTCCGCCGCGAGAAGTTCATCGAGTTCGGCGGGCCGGATGGTGGCGATGGCGGGCGCGGTGGCGATGTTTGGGTGGAGGCCGTCAATGGTCTGAACACCCTGATCGATTTTCGGTTCCAGCAGCATTTCAAGGCGACTGTCGGCACCCATGGCATGGGGCGCAACCGCACCGGTGCCAATGGCGAGCATGTAACGCTGAAAGTGCCTGTCGGCACCCAGATCTTCGAAGAAGATGCCGAAACGCTGATTGTTGATATGGTCACCGAGGGCCAGCGCTTCCGGTTGGCCGCGGGCGGCAATGGCGGCTTTGGCAATGCGCATTTCAAATCCGCGACCAATCAGGCGCCCGATTGGGCCAATCCTGGTCTGGAAGGCGAGGAGAAAACCATCTGGCTGCGGCTGAAGCTGATTGCTGATGCCGGTCTGGTCGGCCTGCCCAATGCCGGAAAATCCACCTTCCTGGCGGCGGTGACGCGGGCTCGCCCGAAAATCGCCAATTATCCCTTCACCACCCTGCATCCCAATCTCGGCGTGGCGACCGTGGATGAGCGCGAGTTCATTCTGGCCGACATTCCCGGCCTGATCGAAGGTGCCCATGAAGGGGTTGGCATTGGCGACCGTTTCCTCGGCCATGTCGAGCGCACGCGGGTGCTGCTGCATCTGGTGTCCGCCCAGGAAGAGGATGTCGCCAAGGCCTACACCACGGTTGCCCATGAGCTGGAAGCTTATGACGGTGGCTTGGAAGATAAGCCTGAAATCGTCGCCCTATCGCAGATCGACGTGCTGGACGAGGATGAGCTGAAAAAGAAGCTCAAGGCCCTGCAAAAGGCCTGCAGCAAGAAGCCAATGATGATTTCGGCGATTACCGGCAAGGGAATGCTCGAAGTCCTGCGGGCGTTGCGCGACGTGATTGTTGAAAATCGCAGCTATGACGACGAGACGATTTCGCAGCGGCCCAAGAAGCATCGCCACAAGCTGGAAGATCGGCCCCAACACGAAAATGGACCAGAGGAGAGTGAGGAGGGCGAGGAATGA